The Streptomyces europaeiscabiei genome window below encodes:
- the chpH gene encoding chaplin ChpH, with amino-acid sequence MLKKVVAVAAATGGLVLAGAGLAVADAGAQGAAIGSPGVASGNVVQVPVHVPVNVCGNTISVIGLLNPAFGNTCINK; translated from the coding sequence ATGCTCAAGAAGGTCGTCGCCGTCGCGGCAGCCACCGGTGGTCTGGTTCTCGCGGGCGCGGGTCTGGCCGTTGCCGACGCCGGGGCCCAGGGTGCCGCGATCGGCTCCCCGGGTGTCGCGTCCGGCAATGTCGTCCAGGTGCCGGTTCACGTCCCCGTGAACGTGTGCGGCAACACGATCTCGGTGATCGGGCTGCTGAACCCCGCCTTCGGCAACACCTGCATCAACAAGTGA
- a CDS encoding M20/M25/M40 family metallo-hydrolase has protein sequence MSETDTGRRVTGEDEVVDLCRELIQIDTSNFGDHSGPGERKAAECVAEKLAEVGLEPKIFESHPGRASTVARIEGEDPSRPALLIHGHTDVVPANAADWTHHPFSGEVADGCVWGRGAVDMKDMDAMTLAVVRDRLRSGRKPPRDIVLAFLADEEAGGTYGAKHLVKNHADLFEGVTEAISEVGGFSFTVSEQRRLYLIQTAEKGMHWMKLTVAGTAGHGSMIHRDNAITELSEAVARLGRHQFPVRVTKTTRAFLDELGDALGTELDPEDMEGTLARLGGIAKLIGATLRNTANPTQLGAGYKVNVIPGEATAHVDGRFLPGFEEEFLADLDKILGPKVRREDVHSDKALETSFDGAIVDAMQSALLAEDPAAKAVPYMLSGGTDAKSFDDLGIRGFGFAPLKLPPELDFAGMFHGVDERVPVEGLKFGVRVLDRFIDAS, from the coding sequence GTGAGCGAGACGGACACGGGCAGGCGCGTGACCGGCGAGGACGAGGTCGTGGACCTCTGCCGCGAGCTGATCCAGATCGACACCAGCAACTTCGGGGACCACTCGGGCCCGGGGGAGCGCAAGGCCGCCGAGTGCGTCGCCGAGAAGCTGGCCGAGGTGGGTCTCGAGCCGAAGATCTTCGAGTCGCACCCGGGCCGTGCCTCGACGGTGGCACGCATCGAGGGCGAGGACCCGTCGCGGCCCGCGCTGCTCATCCACGGTCACACCGACGTCGTACCGGCCAACGCGGCGGACTGGACCCACCACCCGTTCTCCGGCGAGGTCGCGGACGGCTGTGTGTGGGGCCGGGGAGCGGTCGACATGAAGGACATGGACGCGATGACGCTGGCGGTCGTCCGCGATCGGCTGCGCAGCGGCCGCAAGCCCCCGCGGGACATCGTGCTCGCCTTCCTCGCGGACGAGGAGGCCGGTGGCACGTACGGGGCGAAGCACCTCGTCAAGAACCATGCCGATCTCTTCGAGGGCGTCACCGAGGCGATCAGCGAGGTCGGCGGGTTCTCGTTCACCGTGAGCGAGCAGCGGCGGCTCTATCTGATCCAGACGGCCGAGAAGGGCATGCACTGGATGAAGCTGACCGTGGCCGGTACCGCCGGGCACGGCTCGATGATCCACCGGGACAACGCCATCACGGAGCTGTCGGAGGCCGTCGCGCGCCTGGGTCGCCACCAGTTCCCGGTGCGGGTCACCAAGACCACCCGGGCCTTCCTCGACGAACTCGGCGACGCGCTCGGCACGGAGCTCGACCCGGAGGACATGGAGGGCACCCTCGCCAGGCTCGGCGGCATCGCCAAGCTCATCGGCGCGACCCTGCGGAACACCGCCAACCCCACCCAGCTCGGTGCCGGCTACAAGGTCAACGTCATCCCGGGCGAGGCCACCGCGCACGTCGACGGGCGGTTCCTGCCCGGGTTCGAGGAGGAGTTCCTCGCCGACCTGGACAAGATCCTCGGCCCGAAGGTGCGGCGCGAGGACGTGCACTCCGACAAGGCCCTGGAGACCTCCTTCGACGGGGCGATCGTCGACGCCATGCAGTCGGCGCTGCTCGCCGAGGACCCGGCCGCGAAGGCGGTCCCGTACATGCTCTCCGGCGGTACGGACGCCAAGTCCTTCGACGACCTCGGCATCCGGGGCTTCGGCTTCGCGCCGCTCAAGCTGCCGCCGGAGCTGGACTTCGCGGGCATGTTCCACGGCGTCGACGAACGGGTGCCGGTGGAGGGTCTGAAGTTCGGCGTGCGCGTGCTCGACCGTTTCATCGACGCGTCCTGA
- a CDS encoding Pls/PosA family non-ribosomal peptide synthetase, with protein MAAVYESPDLTLLDGELAEGAGGFGGAARFTAGPAASPRTLVDVFEASVRSYPDEPALDDGKRRLTYRALAVEVENLRRRLGAAGVGLGDRVGVRVPSGTNELYVAVLAVLAAGAAYVPVDAEDPDERAELVFGEAEVRAVVGAGHRLTVNGASDSPAARPGVEHDAWIIFTSGSTGKPKGVAVSHRSAAAFVDAEAELFLTEEPIGPGDRVMAGLSVAFDASCEEMWLAWRYGACLVPVPRSQVRSGADLGPWLVEQEITVVSTVPTLAALWEPEALGDVRLLIFGGEACPPELAQRLVTEGREVWNTYGPTEATVVACASLMSGEEPIRIGLPLDGWELAVVDEAGEPVAMGDSGQLVIGGVGLARYLDAEKDAEKYAPLESLGWERAYRSGDLVKAEPEGLVFLGRADEQIKLGGRRIELGEVDAALQGLPGVAGAAAAVRTARSGNQLLVGYVVTQDGWDQATAVEKLRAELPAALVPLLAPVAELPTRTSGKVDRNALPWPLADLETAGPAEDLYGTEAWLAEQWAEVLGVPVGSAQDDFFAIGGGSLGAAQLTTLLRSRYPSVAVVDIYQRPTLRKLARYLEESREEDGSSRAVAPVPVRARFVQLLLLVPLFTLLGLRWIVPLAALGNLLGPYAWLPTASWWAVAAGAVLFYSPPGRLAIAAGGARLLLRGVEPGRYARGGSVHLRLWAAERLAEFSGATSLTGVWLERYARALGARVGAEVDLHTLPPVTGMLKLGRGAAVESEVDLSGYWLDGDRLEVGPVRVGAGAVVGTRSMLLPGARVGKRAEVAPGSAVAGQVPTGQRWAGAPAVKLGKAKRNWPKERPQRGLFWRVSYGVTGVGLTALPVLAGVASLAVLSLFVAADTGLGAAVRGAALGLVPATLAFGAAYALLLLVAVRVLSLGLREGTHPTHSRVGWQAWTVTQLMDRSRQTLFPLYAGLVTPVWLRLLGMRIGKGAEVSTVLALPSLTTVGDGAFLADDTLTAPYELGGGWLRIGRAEIGRRAFLGNSGMTAPGRSVPEGGLVGVLSATPKKAKKGSSYLGLPPVKLPRSAADGDQSLTYEPPARLLWARALVELCRIVPVFCSAGLALLTVAALSVLDGWAWLLGGVVLLGAGVLACGVSVVAKWLLVGRHRSGEHPLWSGFVWRNELADTFVEVLAVPWLAGSVPGTPVLNVWLRGLGARIGKGVWIESYWLPETDLVTLGDGATVNRGCVLQTHLFHDRILRTDTVELREGATLGPGGIVLPGSVVGARTTLGPASLVMAAESVPDDTRWLGNPIEAWRR; from the coding sequence ATGGCCGCCGTATACGAGAGTCCCGACCTGACGCTGCTCGACGGCGAGCTGGCGGAGGGAGCCGGGGGCTTCGGCGGGGCGGCGCGATTCACGGCCGGTCCGGCGGCCTCCCCGCGCACACTCGTCGATGTCTTCGAGGCGTCCGTACGGTCCTACCCGGACGAGCCCGCGCTGGACGACGGGAAGCGGCGGCTGACCTATCGCGCACTGGCGGTCGAGGTGGAGAACCTGCGGCGGCGGCTGGGGGCGGCGGGGGTCGGGCTCGGGGACCGGGTCGGGGTGCGGGTGCCGTCGGGCACGAACGAGCTGTATGTCGCCGTCCTCGCGGTGCTCGCCGCCGGGGCCGCCTATGTACCCGTCGACGCAGAGGACCCCGATGAGCGGGCCGAGCTGGTGTTCGGCGAGGCGGAGGTGCGGGCGGTCGTCGGAGCCGGGCACCGGCTGACCGTCAACGGAGCGTCCGACTCCCCCGCCGCCAGGCCCGGGGTCGAGCACGACGCGTGGATCATCTTCACCTCCGGGTCGACCGGGAAGCCCAAGGGTGTGGCCGTGAGCCACCGCAGCGCGGCCGCGTTCGTGGACGCCGAGGCGGAGCTGTTCCTGACGGAGGAGCCGATCGGGCCCGGGGACCGGGTGATGGCCGGCCTCTCGGTGGCCTTCGACGCGTCCTGCGAGGAGATGTGGCTGGCCTGGCGGTACGGGGCCTGTCTGGTGCCGGTGCCGCGCTCGCAGGTCAGGAGCGGCGCCGATCTGGGGCCCTGGCTCGTCGAGCAGGAGATCACGGTCGTGTCGACCGTGCCGACGCTGGCCGCGCTCTGGGAACCCGAGGCCCTGGGCGACGTACGGCTGCTGATCTTCGGCGGTGAGGCCTGCCCGCCGGAGCTGGCGCAGCGGCTGGTGACGGAGGGGCGCGAGGTCTGGAACACCTACGGGCCGACCGAGGCCACCGTCGTCGCCTGCGCCTCGCTGATGTCCGGCGAGGAGCCGATCCGGATCGGGCTGCCGCTCGACGGGTGGGAGCTGGCCGTCGTCGACGAGGCCGGGGAGCCCGTGGCGATGGGTGACAGCGGGCAGCTCGTGATCGGTGGCGTGGGGCTCGCGCGGTATCTCGACGCCGAGAAGGACGCGGAGAAGTACGCGCCGCTGGAGTCGCTGGGCTGGGAGCGCGCCTATCGCAGCGGTGATCTGGTGAAGGCCGAGCCCGAGGGGCTGGTCTTCCTCGGGCGGGCCGACGAGCAGATCAAACTCGGCGGGCGGCGGATCGAGCTGGGCGAGGTCGACGCCGCGCTGCAGGGGCTGCCCGGGGTCGCGGGCGCCGCGGCGGCCGTAAGGACCGCGCGGAGCGGGAACCAGCTGCTCGTCGGCTATGTGGTGACCCAGGACGGCTGGGACCAGGCCACGGCCGTGGAGAAGCTGCGGGCCGAGCTGCCCGCCGCGTTGGTGCCGCTGCTGGCGCCGGTGGCCGAGCTGCCGACCCGGACGTCCGGGAAGGTCGACCGGAACGCCCTGCCGTGGCCGCTGGCCGATCTGGAGACCGCCGGGCCGGCCGAGGATCTGTACGGGACCGAGGCGTGGCTCGCCGAGCAGTGGGCCGAGGTGCTGGGCGTCCCGGTCGGCAGTGCGCAGGACGACTTCTTCGCGATCGGCGGCGGCAGCCTGGGCGCCGCCCAGCTGACGACGCTGCTGCGGAGCCGGTATCCGAGCGTCGCGGTGGTGGACATCTACCAGCGGCCCACGCTCAGAAAGCTGGCCCGGTATCTGGAGGAGTCCCGCGAGGAGGACGGTTCCAGCCGGGCGGTGGCACCCGTGCCCGTGCGAGCGCGGTTCGTGCAGCTCCTGCTGCTCGTCCCGCTGTTCACGCTGCTCGGGCTGCGCTGGATCGTGCCGCTGGCCGCACTGGGGAATCTGCTCGGGCCGTACGCCTGGCTGCCGACCGCGTCCTGGTGGGCCGTGGCGGCCGGGGCGGTGCTGTTCTACTCCCCGCCGGGGCGGCTGGCGATCGCGGCGGGCGGTGCGCGGCTGCTGCTGCGCGGGGTCGAGCCCGGGCGGTACGCGCGCGGCGGGAGCGTGCACCTGCGGCTGTGGGCGGCCGAGCGGCTGGCCGAGTTCAGTGGGGCGACCTCGCTGACCGGGGTGTGGCTGGAGCGGTACGCGCGGGCGCTGGGCGCCAGGGTCGGGGCCGAAGTCGACCTGCACACGCTGCCGCCGGTGACCGGGATGCTCAAGCTCGGGCGGGGCGCTGCCGTGGAGTCCGAGGTGGATCTCTCCGGATACTGGCTGGACGGGGACCGGCTGGAGGTCGGCCCCGTCAGGGTGGGCGCCGGCGCGGTCGTCGGGACGCGGAGCATGCTGCTGCCGGGCGCCAGGGTCGGCAAGCGGGCGGAGGTGGCGCCCGGGTCGGCCGTGGCCGGGCAGGTCCCCACCGGGCAGCGCTGGGCCGGGGCACCGGCGGTCAAGCTGGGCAAGGCGAAGCGGAACTGGCCCAAGGAACGGCCGCAGCGGGGCCTGTTCTGGCGGGTGTCGTACGGCGTGACGGGGGTCGGGCTGACCGCGCTGCCGGTGCTCGCCGGGGTCGCCTCGCTGGCCGTGCTGAGTCTGTTCGTGGCCGCGGACACGGGGCTCGGCGCAGCCGTGCGGGGTGCGGCGCTCGGGCTGGTGCCGGCCACGCTCGCGTTCGGGGCGGCGTACGCGCTGCTGCTGCTCGTCGCCGTACGGGTGCTGAGTCTGGGGCTGCGGGAGGGCACGCACCCGACGCACAGCCGGGTGGGGTGGCAGGCGTGGACGGTCACGCAGCTGATGGACCGATCGCGGCAGACGCTGTTCCCGCTGTACGCCGGGCTGGTCACGCCGGTGTGGCTGCGGCTGCTCGGGATGCGGATCGGGAAGGGCGCCGAGGTGTCCACCGTCCTCGCGCTGCCGAGTCTGACGACGGTCGGCGACGGGGCGTTCCTCGCGGACGACACGCTGACCGCGCCGTACGAGCTGGGGGGTGGCTGGCTGCGGATCGGACGGGCCGAGATCGGGCGGCGGGCGTTCCTCGGGAACTCCGGGATGACCGCGCCGGGCCGGTCCGTGCCGGAGGGCGGCCTGGTGGGTGTGTTGTCGGCGACGCCGAAGAAGGCCAAGAAGGGCAGCTCGTATCTGGGGCTGCCGCCGGTGAAGCTGCCCCGGTCGGCCGCGGACGGTGACCAGAGCCTGACGTACGAGCCGCCCGCGCGGCTGCTGTGGGCGCGGGCCCTGGTGGAGCTGTGCCGGATCGTGCCGGTGTTCTGCTCGGCGGGGCTCGCGCTGCTGACGGTGGCGGCGCTGAGCGTGCTGGACGGCTGGGCGTGGCTGCTGGGCGGCGTCGTGCTGCTCGGGGCGGGCGTGCTGGCGTGTGGGGTGTCCGTCGTCGCGAAGTGGCTGCTCGTGGGACGGCACCGCAGCGGTGAGCATCCGCTGTGGAGCGGTTTCGTGTGGCGCAACGAGCTGGCGGACACCTTCGTGGAGGTGCTGGCCGTGCCGTGGCTGGCCGGGTCGGTGCCGGGTACGCCGGTGCTGAACGTATGGCTGCGCGGGCTCGGGGCGAGGATCGGCAAGGGGGTGTGGATCGAGAGTTACTGGCTACCCGAGACCGACCTCGTCACGCTCGGCGACGGGGCGACGGTGAACCGGGGGTGCGTGCTCCAGACCCACCTCTTCCACGACCGGATCTTGCGGACGGATACTGTTGAGCTCCGTGAGGGTGCCACCTTGGGCCCGGGCGGCATCGTCCTGCCCGGCAGCGTGGTCGGGGCCCGCACCACGCTGGGTCCGGCGTCGCTGGTCATGGCCGCGGAGTCCGTTCCAGACGACACCCGGTGGCTGGGCAACCCGATCGAAGCATGGCGCCGCTGA
- a CDS encoding M1 family metallopeptidase has protein sequence MAVQQSVGPDPYFPANGDSRYRVHRYELAVDYRPGPNRLSGTARLNAIAGRVALPEFQLNLADFKIGRVRVDGRAPHYTHRGGRLRIRPAKPIRPGAAFTVEVHWSGNPRPVNSPWGGIGWEELTDGALVASQPVGAPSWYPCNDRPADKASYQISVTTPSAYQVVAGGRLLTRTAKASTTTWVYEQSAPTSSYLVGLSIGKYQTVLLGDPRPGGVPQHGHIPAHLLTEFSRDFARQPAMMELFEELFGPYPFGEYGVVVTEEELDVPVEAQGLSLFGANHVDGARGSERLVAHELAHQWFGNSVSIADWRHIWLNEGFAKYAEWLWSERSGGRTAHQLAAVAHRKLATLPQDLRLADPGRKLMFDDRLYERGGLTVHAVRCALGDEAFFRLLRGWATVHRGGAVTTAGFVAHAGRYADGPLDALFRAWLREPALPPLPAPKGPVVPARPPYPPTNSGSA, from the coding sequence GTGGCGGTTCAGCAGTCAGTGGGTCCGGACCCGTACTTCCCGGCGAACGGTGATTCCCGTTACCGGGTGCATCGGTACGAGCTGGCTGTGGACTACCGGCCGGGGCCGAACCGGCTGTCGGGCACCGCGCGGCTCAACGCCATCGCGGGCCGGGTCGCGCTCCCCGAGTTCCAGCTGAACCTCGCCGACTTCAAGATCGGCCGGGTGCGGGTCGACGGCCGGGCGCCGCACTACACGCACCGGGGCGGCAGGCTGCGCATCCGGCCCGCGAAGCCGATCCGGCCCGGGGCCGCGTTCACGGTCGAGGTCCACTGGTCGGGCAATCCCCGACCGGTCAACAGCCCCTGGGGCGGGATCGGTTGGGAGGAGCTGACCGACGGGGCGCTGGTGGCGAGCCAGCCGGTCGGGGCGCCGTCCTGGTATCCGTGCAACGACCGGCCCGCCGACAAGGCCTCGTACCAGATCTCGGTCACGACGCCGTCCGCGTACCAGGTGGTGGCGGGCGGGCGGCTGCTCACCCGTACGGCGAAGGCGTCCACGACGACGTGGGTGTACGAGCAGTCGGCGCCGACGTCGAGCTATCTGGTCGGTCTGTCGATCGGCAAGTACCAGACCGTGCTGCTGGGCGATCCGCGCCCCGGAGGCGTACCCCAGCACGGGCACATCCCGGCCCACCTCCTCACCGAGTTCTCCCGGGACTTCGCGCGGCAGCCGGCCATGATGGAGCTGTTCGAGGAGCTCTTCGGGCCGTACCCGTTCGGGGAGTACGGGGTGGTGGTGACCGAGGAGGAGCTCGATGTCCCGGTCGAGGCACAGGGGTTGTCGCTGTTCGGCGCCAACCATGTGGACGGGGCGCGGGGTTCGGAGCGGCTGGTCGCGCACGAGCTGGCGCACCAGTGGTTCGGCAACAGTGTGTCCATCGCCGACTGGCGGCACATATGGCTGAACGAGGGGTTCGCCAAGTACGCGGAGTGGCTGTGGTCGGAGCGCTCCGGCGGGCGTACGGCGCACCAACTGGCCGCCGTCGCACACCGGAAGCTCGCCACGCTCCCCCAGGACCTGCGGCTGGCCGATCCGGGCCGGAAGCTGATGTTCGACGACCGGCTCTACGAGCGCGGCGGCCTGACCGTGCACGCGGTCCGCTGCGCGCTCGGCGACGAGGCGTTCTTCCGGCTGCTGCGCGGCTGGGCGACGGTCCATCGCGGCGGCGCCGTCACGACGGCCGGCTTCGTCGCGCACGCCGGGCGCTACGCGGACGGACCGCTGGACGCCCTGTTCCGGGCGTGGCTGCGGGAGCCCGCGCTGCCGCCGCTGCCCGCGCCGAAGGGGCCCGTGGTCCCGGCGCGCCCGCCGTATCCGCCGACGAACTCGGGCTCGGCATAG
- a CDS encoding YchJ family protein — MAGMSSRRSSARARSKSPAKASSQAPRTCPCGLPETYEACCGRCHSGGAAPTAEALMRSRYSAFVVRDEAYLLRTWHPRTRPAGIDFDTTMRWTGLEILDTRDGSAFHATGTVTFRASFRGGSMHERSRFERVDGAWVYVDGEFLT; from the coding sequence ATGGCGGGCATGTCGTCGCGCCGAAGCAGTGCCAGGGCCAGGTCGAAGAGTCCCGCGAAAGCCTCGTCGCAGGCTCCTCGTACATGCCCCTGCGGGTTGCCCGAGACGTACGAGGCCTGCTGCGGCCGCTGTCACTCGGGCGGCGCCGCACCGACCGCCGAGGCGCTGATGCGGTCGCGGTACAGCGCGTTCGTCGTGCGCGACGAGGCGTACCTGTTGCGCACCTGGCATCCACGGACGCGGCCCGCCGGCATCGACTTCGACACGACCATGCGCTGGACCGGTCTGGAGATCCTGGACACCCGGGACGGCTCGGCCTTCCACGCCACCGGCACCGTCACCTTCCGCGCCTCGTTCCGGGGCGGCTCGATGCACGAGCGGAGCCGGTTCGAGCGGGTGGACGGGGCCTGGGTCTATGTGGACGGGGAGTTCCTGACCTAG
- a CDS encoding FadR/GntR family transcriptional regulator: MSTPGRGLHGRVLETLGPAITAGEYPPGSVLRTDELAQTFDVSRSVMREAVRVLESMHLVESRRRVGVIVRPSVEWNVYDPQVIRWRLAGADRPRQLRSLTVLRSAVEPIAAGLAARNATAEQCAALTECAIGMVAHSRGNKLDGYLHHDVAFHRLILTASGNEMFARLGDVVEEVLAGRTHHAVMFDDPDPVAVTLHVQVAEAIREHDAPRAEELTREITTGALQELDILAPNSHSPAAR, translated from the coding sequence ATGAGCACACCGGGCCGGGGGCTGCACGGCCGAGTACTGGAAACCCTCGGACCGGCGATCACGGCGGGCGAGTACCCGCCGGGGAGCGTGCTGCGCACGGACGAACTCGCCCAGACCTTCGATGTGTCCCGCTCGGTGATGCGCGAGGCGGTCCGCGTCCTGGAGTCCATGCACCTGGTCGAGTCGCGCCGCCGGGTCGGCGTGATCGTCCGCCCGTCCGTCGAGTGGAACGTCTACGACCCCCAGGTCATCCGCTGGCGCCTGGCCGGCGCGGACCGCCCCCGTCAACTGCGCTCGCTCACGGTCCTGCGCTCGGCAGTCGAACCGATCGCCGCGGGCCTCGCCGCCCGCAACGCCACGGCCGAGCAGTGCGCCGCACTCACCGAGTGCGCCATCGGCATGGTCGCCCACTCACGAGGCAACAAGCTGGACGGCTACCTCCACCACGACGTCGCCTTCCACCGCCTCATCCTCACCGCCTCCGGCAACGAGATGTTCGCCCGCCTCGGCGACGTCGTCGAGGAGGTTCTCGCCGGCCGCACCCACCACGCCGTCATGTTCGACGACCCCGACCCGGTCGCCGTCACCCTCCATGTCCAGGTGGCCGAGGCCATCCGGGAACACGACGCCCCCCGAGCCGAGGAACTCACCAGGGAGATCACCACGGGCGCCCTCCAGGAACTCGACATCCTGGCGCCCAACAGCCACTCCCCGGCCGCCCGTTGA
- a CDS encoding gluconokinase, translated as MRTPHVVVVMGVAGTGKTTIGSLLAARLGVPYAEGDDFHPEANIAKMSAGTPLDDADRGPWLDAIGAWAHTRDGLGGVVSCSALKRAYRDRLRAAAPGVVFVHLAGDRALIEDRMSHRQGHFMPTALLDSQFATLQPLEADEAGVAVDVSGAPEEIAERAVVALRRFDPARS; from the coding sequence ATGCGTACCCCTCACGTCGTCGTGGTGATGGGCGTGGCGGGGACCGGGAAGACCACGATCGGTTCCCTTCTCGCGGCCCGGCTCGGCGTTCCGTACGCCGAGGGCGACGACTTCCACCCCGAGGCCAACATCGCCAAGATGTCGGCCGGGACACCGCTGGACGACGCGGACCGGGGGCCGTGGCTGGACGCCATCGGCGCCTGGGCGCACACCCGGGACGGGCTCGGCGGGGTGGTCAGCTGTTCCGCGTTGAAGCGCGCGTACCGGGACCGGCTGCGGGCCGCGGCGCCCGGAGTCGTCTTCGTGCATCTCGCCGGTGACCGTGCGCTCATCGAGGACCGGATGTCCCACCGGCAGGGCCACTTCATGCCCACGGCGCTGCTCGACTCGCAGTTCGCCACGCTGCAGCCGCTGGAGGCGGACGAGGCGGGCGTCGCGGTCGACGTGTCGGGCGCGCCCGAGGAGATCGCCGAGCGGGCGGTCGTCGCGCTCCGGAGATTCGACCCGGCCAGGTCGTAG